One part of the Phoenix dactylifera cultivar Barhee BC4 chromosome 4, palm_55x_up_171113_PBpolish2nd_filt_p, whole genome shotgun sequence genome encodes these proteins:
- the LOC103718380 gene encoding GATA transcription factor 19-like, producing the protein MRHQCGQHSGGGISAPCSCGFLCQACAGSGSTSFSILFSGKQSSMDEVFDSGYPIPSSSSVDCTLSLGTPSTRDTDTLKPSPSSNLNQRPSGVSSLCWDILSQSSKQPSMASGGVNGSTNCSNLGADPVLLARRCANCDTTSTPLWRNGPRGPKSLCNACGIRYKKEERRAAASTASPISSVVTAAAEQTGIGYAYERRQQQQQQQQPWSCYGSMVTASKSPTIKTYGDAMDEGEAPYLPWRLNVIPSAQFPVRDVPSLF; encoded by the exons ATGCGACACCAATGCGGCCAGCATAGCGGCGGGGGTATCTCGGCGCCGTGCTCTTGTGGCTTCCTCTGCCAAGCTTGCGCCGGGAGTGGCAGCACCTCCTTCTCTATTCTATTCTCAGGAAAGCAATCATCCATGGATGAGGTATTCGATTCCGGATATCCTATcccgtcctcctcctcggtaGACTGCACCCTATCTCTCGGCACGCCATCCACCCGCGACACCGACACCCTCAAGCCCTCACCGTCATCTAATCTCAACCAGCGGCCGTCTGGCGTGTCCAGCTTGTGCTGGGATATCCTGTCTCAGTCCAGCAAGCAACCATCCATGGCTTCTGGTGGAGTCAATGGATCGACCAATTGCTCCAACCTCGGCGCCGACCCCGTCCTCCTCGCCCGTAGGTGCGCCAACTGCGACACCACCTCCACCCCCCTCTGGCGCAACGGCCCCCGGGGGCCCAAG TCACTGTGTAACGCGTGCGGGATCCGTTACAAGAAGGAGGAGCGGCGGGCGGCGGCATCGACGGCGTCGCCGATTTCATCGGTAGTGACGGCAGCGGCAGAACAAACGGGGATTGGGTATGCGTACGAgcggcggcagcagcagcagcagcagcagcagccatGGAGTTGTTACGGCTCGATGGTAACGGCGTCAAAGAGTCCGACTATCAAGACGTATGGCGACGCGATGGACGAGGGGGAGGCGCCCTACCTCCCCTGGCGGCTCAACGTGATCCCTTCGGCCCAGTTCCCGGTCCGGGACGTGCCCAGCCTCTTCTGA